One window of the uncultured Paludibaculum sp. genome contains the following:
- a CDS encoding HD domain-containing phosphohydrolase — protein MPKPVQQRRVRSVRLSDLVSALSYALDLTEGQPVGHAQRSCVLGIRLGQAMGLPEDELADLYYALLLKDSGCSSNAARMVQILGSDEISSRQDLKLIDWRSVDWSTLVHSLRHVRVGRPTWERLLALSQRAWKRHRRPKEVAAIRGERGASIALKMGFPRRTAEAIGNLDERWDGSGNPLGLEGDRIPIAARIVSLAQTLELFHRHSGMPAALRVARARSGRWFDPELVRAAHAIAQLDSLDNELAYASQTVARLSPAEGNVAAGGDRVDVICEAFAEVVDAKSPYTSEHSRRVTQTAVGTASQMGASKATLTLIRRAALLHDLGKLSVPNSILEKPTELTSEEWSVVKRHPYHSEAILKRIEGFEEIAIVAGAHHERLDGGGYFRGSAADQLSMATRILSVADVFDALAGRRPYRAAVPRDEVFSIMRREAPHALDGDCIDALVASQRALHAVQAPDGRQLLQSRLGSRGAPHSGLS, from the coding sequence GTGCCAAAACCTGTCCAGCAGCGCCGGGTGCGCTCAGTACGGCTATCCGACTTGGTTTCGGCCCTTTCCTACGCATTGGATCTCACGGAAGGCCAGCCCGTCGGCCACGCGCAGCGCAGTTGTGTCCTCGGCATCCGCCTGGGACAGGCCATGGGGCTTCCCGAGGACGAACTGGCCGACCTGTACTACGCCCTCCTACTGAAGGACTCCGGCTGTAGCAGCAACGCCGCTCGCATGGTCCAGATTCTGGGCAGTGACGAGATCAGTTCCAGGCAGGACCTCAAACTCATCGACTGGCGCAGTGTGGACTGGTCAACTCTGGTTCATTCGCTGCGGCATGTCCGCGTGGGCCGGCCGACGTGGGAGCGGCTGCTGGCCCTCTCGCAGCGGGCGTGGAAACGGCACCGGCGGCCGAAGGAAGTGGCGGCGATCCGCGGCGAGCGCGGCGCCTCCATTGCGCTGAAGATGGGCTTCCCACGGCGCACGGCGGAGGCGATTGGAAACCTGGACGAGCGCTGGGATGGGAGCGGCAATCCGTTGGGCTTGGAGGGCGACCGGATTCCCATTGCGGCCCGGATTGTCAGCCTGGCCCAGACGCTGGAACTGTTTCATCGCCACTCCGGCATGCCGGCAGCACTCCGGGTGGCCCGGGCGCGCAGCGGACGCTGGTTCGATCCGGAACTGGTCAGGGCGGCACACGCCATTGCACAGCTGGATTCGCTGGACAACGAACTGGCCTATGCTTCGCAGACCGTGGCCCGGCTCTCACCTGCCGAGGGCAACGTGGCGGCCGGAGGAGATCGTGTCGATGTGATCTGCGAGGCCTTCGCCGAAGTAGTGGACGCGAAATCGCCGTACACCAGCGAGCATTCCCGGCGTGTCACGCAGACGGCGGTCGGCACGGCTTCGCAAATGGGCGCTAGCAAGGCGACATTGACCCTCATCCGGCGGGCGGCGCTGCTGCACGATCTGGGCAAGCTCAGCGTCCCGAACTCGATCCTCGAGAAGCCGACGGAGCTGACGAGCGAGGAATGGTCGGTCGTCAAGCGGCATCCTTACCATTCCGAAGCGATCCTGAAGCGCATTGAAGGGTTCGAGGAGATCGCCATTGTCGCGGGCGCCCACCACGAGCGGCTGGACGGCGGCGGTTACTTCCGCGGATCGGCGGCCGATCAGCTCTCCATGGCTACGCGGATCCTATCCGTGGCCGATGTCTTCGACGCCCTGGCGGGCAGGCGGCCCTACCGCGCGGCAGTCCCGCGGGATGAGGTGTTCTCGATAATGCGGCGAGAGGCGCCCCATGCCTTGGATGGAGACTGCATCGACGCTCTTGTGGCGAGCCAGCGCGCCCTGCACGCGGTCCAGGCGCCGGACGGCCGGCAACTGCTGCAATCGCGTCTGGGCTCGCGAGGGGCGCCCCACAGCGGCCTGTCCTGA
- a CDS encoding rhomboid family intramembrane serine protease: protein MNRMTTGVKWLLIVNSVLFVIYFFSARTALGDLFLVLGLVPRSVLSSFAIWQLFTYMFLHSPFGFGHILMNMLSLWMFGTPLESVWGTRRFLQFYFFCGVGAGLCVVFLNLFFGSLDTRTIGASGAIYGTLMAFGILFPKVTTYFFGLFPIEARWMVLIIGAIVFLSSLSDTGGAISHFAHLGGLVFGYVWLRFNLGHKAMARVDLMGDLRQRYKDWKLRRAKKKFQVYLKRHGSSTQDRRGGPGDWIQ from the coding sequence ATGAACCGCATGACGACAGGCGTCAAGTGGTTGCTCATCGTCAACAGCGTGCTGTTTGTGATTTACTTCTTCAGCGCGCGCACGGCGTTGGGCGATCTGTTCCTGGTGCTGGGCCTGGTGCCCCGTTCCGTGCTGAGCAGCTTCGCCATCTGGCAGCTATTCACGTACATGTTCCTGCACAGCCCGTTTGGCTTCGGGCACATCCTGATGAACATGTTGTCGCTGTGGATGTTCGGCACGCCCCTGGAGAGTGTTTGGGGTACACGCCGGTTCCTCCAGTTCTACTTTTTCTGCGGAGTCGGCGCGGGTTTGTGCGTGGTGTTCCTGAACCTGTTTTTCGGATCCCTGGACACGCGCACCATTGGTGCCTCCGGCGCCATCTACGGCACGCTGATGGCGTTCGGCATCCTTTTCCCCAAGGTCACCACCTACTTTTTCGGCCTGTTCCCCATTGAAGCGCGCTGGATGGTGCTCATCATCGGGGCCATCGTGTTTCTCAGCTCACTGAGCGACACCGGCGGCGCGATCAGCCATTTCGCGCATCTCGGCGGACTCGTCTTCGGTTACGTATGGCTGCGGTTCAATCTGGGGCACAAGGCGATGGCGCGCGTCGACCTGATGGGCGACCTGCGGCAGCGCTACAAGGACTGGAAGCTGCGGCGAGCCAAAAAGAAGTTCCAGGTCTACCTGAAGCGCCACGGCTCGTCCACTCAGGACCGCCGCGGCGGACCCGGCGATTGGATTCAGTAG
- a CDS encoding VWA domain-containing protein: MKLRRTLGPMLVAAAVAMSGLLPAQTGPKKETGDTVARPKPKPADEAAPAKPPEAQGEKIPSKLQKKPGEKAEAGQPTFRSDTLTVSVDVAVLDNRGRFIPGIPAGNFRIMEDGVQQKVAGFTTGESPITLAMVIEFSNLYQQYWSYGWQETLTACYGFLQTLKPEDTVAVVAFDMRSEILSDFSTNRQDTYEAMSRLRIPAFSESNLYDALTSVADRMSDIEGRKAILYIGSGMDTFSKITFDVTRRKLQTASVPIYALGTLQAMREYLDSQGYMGPIQRLDFLQADNQLRTFAKETGGQAWFPRFFGEYPGIFRQISEALRNTYSLSYQPTNTARDGKFRKIKVDLVDPRTNVPLKVTDEKGKAMKYTVIAKTGYQAPREVE, translated from the coding sequence ATGAAACTGCGCCGGACTTTGGGACCGATGTTGGTAGCCGCGGCCGTGGCCATGAGTGGGCTGCTGCCCGCCCAGACGGGCCCGAAGAAGGAAACAGGCGATACGGTGGCGCGGCCCAAGCCCAAGCCCGCGGACGAGGCCGCTCCCGCGAAGCCGCCGGAGGCGCAGGGCGAGAAGATCCCGTCGAAGTTGCAGAAGAAGCCAGGTGAGAAGGCGGAGGCCGGGCAGCCCACGTTCCGCAGCGACACACTGACAGTGAGCGTCGACGTGGCCGTGCTCGACAATCGCGGCCGCTTCATCCCAGGCATTCCGGCCGGCAACTTCCGCATCATGGAAGATGGAGTGCAGCAGAAGGTGGCGGGCTTCACGACAGGCGAATCGCCCATCACGCTGGCGATGGTGATTGAGTTCAGCAACCTGTACCAGCAGTACTGGTCATATGGGTGGCAGGAAACACTGACGGCCTGCTATGGATTTCTGCAGACCTTGAAACCGGAAGACACGGTCGCCGTCGTCGCCTTCGACATGCGGTCAGAGATCCTCAGCGACTTCTCCACCAACCGGCAAGACACCTACGAAGCCATGTCCAGGCTGCGCATTCCTGCGTTCTCGGAATCGAATCTCTACGACGCCTTGACGAGCGTGGCGGACCGCATGAGCGACATCGAAGGGCGCAAGGCGATTCTCTACATCGGTAGCGGCATGGATACGTTCTCGAAGATCACCTTCGATGTCACGCGTAGAAAGCTGCAGACCGCCAGCGTGCCCATCTATGCGCTGGGCACATTGCAGGCAATGCGCGAGTATCTCGATTCGCAGGGCTATATGGGGCCCATCCAGCGGCTCGACTTTCTGCAGGCCGACAACCAGTTGCGGACCTTCGCCAAGGAGACCGGCGGTCAGGCCTGGTTTCCTCGTTTCTTCGGAGAGTACCCTGGCATCTTCCGGCAGATCTCCGAGGCACTGCGCAACACCTATTCGTTGTCGTACCAGCCCACCAATACGGCGCGCGATGGAAAATTCCGCAAGATCAAGGTCGACCTCGTCGATCCGCGCACGAATGTCCCTCTCAAGGTGACTGACGAAAAGGGCAAGGCGATGAAGTACACAGTGATTGCCAAGACCGGTTATCAGGCGCCCCGCGAAGTGGAGTAG
- a CDS encoding response regulator encodes MVARSKSSSTPSARVLLVDDNRAGLMARSAVLKELGFATDGAPNAQQAMEMFRKDPYDLVVTDYKMPETNGVELIEQLRAEKPQTLVVLISGFVDALGLNEKNTGANVVIMKSANEVQQLIRAANRLLKIPRKPPTEERPSPRVRVRKAGS; translated from the coding sequence ATGGTAGCTCGTTCTAAGTCAAGTTCAACGCCGTCCGCGCGTGTCCTCCTCGTGGATGACAATCGCGCCGGATTGATGGCCCGCAGCGCCGTTTTGAAGGAGCTCGGATTTGCCACCGATGGCGCGCCCAATGCCCAGCAGGCGATGGAAATGTTCCGCAAGGACCCTTACGATCTGGTAGTCACGGACTACAAGATGCCCGAGACCAATGGCGTCGAACTGATTGAGCAACTGCGCGCCGAAAAGCCCCAGACGCTTGTGGTGCTGATCTCGGGTTTTGTGGATGCGCTGGGCCTGAACGAGAAGAATACGGGCGCGAACGTAGTCATCATGAAGAGCGCGAATGAAGTGCAACAACTCATCCGCGCGGCCAACCGGTTGTTGAAGATCCCACGCAAACCACCAACCGAAGAACGTCCTTCGCCGCGTGTGCGCGTGCGCAAAGCCGGCAGCTAG
- a CDS encoding glycoside hydrolase family 3 N-terminal domain-containing protein, translated as MRQIVALAGLLLMSGLEAPAAAKKKPAAKPAPPSTSGIAQRWLRSMTPAERAAQLLMIHFYGDAPNTKSRAYRQYVTAVRELRVGGLIVLNRVKNGIVQKADPYQMAAFINRMQRLAKVPLIVGGDFERGASMRMTSTTEFPHLMAYGAANDVQATFQLGKATAREARAMGVQWVFAPDADVNNNPDNPVINTRSFSENPQVVAAHVKAFIEGAKSDPHYHVLTTVKHFPGHGDTVTDTHFGLGVVTASKERMEEVELVPFRAAIAAGVDGVMSAHLHVPAFEPETLPATVSKNILTGLLREELGFQGIAVTDAMNMQGLTSQFPAGESAVRALEAGADLLLVPANAQESVRAIVAAVKSGRLTQKRVDASVLKILNAKVHVGLNRQKLVDLEKISDEIDSPEDEEIAQRVAEKALTLVKNEGGLLPLRNPAASCHYILAAGRFSTQGRDLSDQLREGLHGSKVRLLDPQLPVEEFDELAKDAAQCETVVVEAYVTASASRGHVALSGNYPGFVDKLLAVGKPLAIVAFGNPYLLRTYPSVAAYLATYTTAAPAETAVVKALKGELEVDGKLPVTIPGLAEYGFGLKLERIR; from the coding sequence ATGCGTCAGATCGTTGCCCTCGCGGGCTTGCTCCTCATGAGCGGTTTGGAGGCTCCCGCCGCGGCCAAGAAGAAACCTGCCGCCAAACCAGCCCCACCCTCCACATCCGGCATCGCCCAGCGCTGGCTGCGATCCATGACGCCGGCCGAGCGCGCCGCCCAGTTGCTGATGATTCACTTCTACGGTGACGCGCCAAACACCAAGTCGCGCGCATATCGCCAATATGTGACAGCCGTGCGGGAACTGCGGGTGGGCGGGCTGATCGTCCTCAATCGGGTGAAGAACGGCATCGTGCAGAAAGCCGACCCCTACCAGATGGCGGCGTTCATCAACCGCATGCAGCGTCTCGCCAAGGTACCGCTAATCGTCGGTGGCGACTTCGAACGAGGAGCCTCGATGCGGATGACCTCCACCACGGAGTTTCCGCATCTGATGGCCTACGGCGCGGCCAACGACGTGCAAGCGACCTTCCAACTGGGCAAGGCGACGGCGCGGGAGGCCCGCGCAATGGGCGTCCAGTGGGTGTTCGCGCCCGACGCGGATGTAAACAACAATCCCGACAATCCCGTGATCAACACGCGCTCGTTCAGCGAGAACCCGCAGGTGGTGGCGGCGCATGTGAAGGCGTTCATTGAGGGCGCTAAGAGCGATCCGCACTATCACGTGCTGACCACCGTGAAGCACTTCCCCGGCCATGGCGACACCGTCACCGACACCCATTTCGGGCTGGGCGTGGTGACTGCCTCGAAAGAGCGAATGGAAGAGGTGGAACTCGTCCCGTTCAGAGCGGCCATCGCGGCCGGCGTCGATGGGGTGATGAGTGCCCACCTGCACGTGCCGGCCTTCGAACCGGAAACGTTGCCGGCCACCGTGTCAAAGAACATTCTTACCGGACTGTTGCGCGAAGAGCTGGGCTTCCAAGGGATCGCCGTCACCGATGCGATGAACATGCAGGGATTGACGAGCCAGTTCCCTGCCGGAGAATCCGCCGTGCGGGCACTGGAAGCCGGCGCGGATCTACTGCTGGTGCCGGCCAACGCGCAGGAGAGCGTGCGGGCCATCGTGGCAGCAGTGAAGAGCGGACGTCTGACGCAGAAGCGAGTGGATGCGTCCGTGTTGAAGATCCTGAATGCCAAGGTGCACGTGGGCCTCAACCGGCAGAAACTGGTGGATCTCGAGAAGATCAGCGACGAGATCGATTCGCCGGAAGATGAGGAGATCGCACAGCGGGTGGCCGAGAAGGCCCTCACCCTGGTGAAGAACGAGGGCGGTCTGCTGCCGCTTCGCAATCCGGCGGCAAGCTGCCACTACATCCTGGCGGCGGGCCGGTTCTCGACGCAGGGCCGCGACTTGTCCGACCAATTGCGCGAAGGGCTACACGGCTCAAAGGTCCGTCTGCTCGATCCACAGTTGCCAGTGGAAGAATTCGATGAGTTGGCAAAGGACGCAGCGCAATGCGAAACAGTGGTGGTGGAGGCCTATGTGACGGCCAGCGCCTCTCGCGGCCACGTCGCGCTGTCCGGCAACTATCCCGGGTTTGTGGACAAGTTGCTGGCCGTTGGCAAGCCACTAGCCATCGTGGCGTTCGGCAATCCGTATTTACTGAGGACTTACCCCAGCGTCGCCGCGTACCTGGCGACGTATACGACAGCGGCGCCAGCGGAGACCGCAGTGGTCAAGGCGCTGAAGGGCGAACTCGAAGTGGATGGCAAGCTGCCGGTGACGATTCCGGGGCTGGCGGAATATGGCTTCGGCTTGAAGCTGGAGCGAATTAGGTAA
- a CDS encoding YbhB/YbcL family Raf kinase inhibitor-like protein produces the protein MPKRHTGEGEDVSPAIEWEDAPSGTRSFALIVDDPDAPAGTWTHWLLWDIPGTEHGLPEGFLPGSLGTSGINDFGKEGYGGPMPPSGHGPHRYYFKLYALDTGRLMLHVDSTRAQLDKALRGHDLAEVWTMAKYERP, from the coding sequence ATGCCCAAGAGACACACGGGTGAAGGGGAAGATGTTTCCCCCGCCATTGAGTGGGAAGACGCGCCTTCCGGCACCAGGAGCTTCGCGTTGATCGTGGACGATCCCGACGCGCCCGCCGGAACCTGGACCCACTGGCTACTCTGGGACATTCCCGGCACCGAGCATGGCTTGCCGGAGGGCTTCCTGCCTGGAAGTCTCGGCACCAGCGGCATCAACGATTTCGGCAAGGAAGGCTATGGCGGCCCCATGCCGCCGTCGGGCCACGGCCCGCACCGCTACTATTTCAAGCTGTACGCCCTGGATACCGGCAGGCTCATGCTGCACGTGGATTCCACGCGGGCACAGCTAGACAAGGCATTGCGTGGACACGACCTGGCGGAGGTCTGGACCATGGCCAAGTACGAGCGCCCTTGA
- a CDS encoding metal-dependent hydrolase: MIEITWLGHGTFQWKLDNGEVVVIDPWVQGNPAFPAGFEFERIDTMLVTHGHFDHIADAVPLARKHKPKVIANYEICHWLESKGVENACGMNKGGSQEAGSLRVTMTHAVHSCGISDEGKILYGGDAAGFIAHLPDGRRIYFAGDTAVFSDMALIAEIYEPELAFLPIGDLFTMGPKEAAVACRLVQAKKVIPMHFGTFPPLIGRPADLAELIQGHVEAEIWPLEIGVAAQW, from the coding sequence ATGATTGAAATCACGTGGCTGGGCCACGGCACGTTTCAGTGGAAGCTGGACAACGGCGAAGTGGTCGTGATCGACCCGTGGGTGCAAGGCAATCCCGCCTTCCCGGCGGGCTTCGAGTTCGAGCGCATCGACACGATGCTCGTCACGCACGGCCACTTCGACCATATCGCGGATGCCGTTCCGCTGGCGCGCAAACACAAGCCGAAGGTCATCGCCAATTACGAGATCTGCCACTGGCTGGAGTCGAAGGGCGTCGAAAACGCCTGCGGCATGAACAAGGGCGGATCGCAGGAGGCGGGCTCGCTACGCGTCACCATGACGCACGCCGTGCACTCGTGCGGCATCAGTGATGAGGGCAAGATCCTGTACGGCGGCGACGCGGCCGGCTTCATCGCTCATCTGCCGGACGGCCGCCGTATCTACTTCGCCGGCGATACCGCCGTCTTCTCCGATATGGCGCTCATCGCCGAGATCTACGAGCCCGAGCTCGCTTTCCTACCCATTGGCGACCTCTTCACCATGGGCCCTAAGGAAGCGGCGGTGGCCTGCCGTCTGGTGCAGGCGAAGAAGGTGATTCCCATGCACTTCGGCACGTTCCCACCATTGATCGGGCGGCCGGCCGACTTGGCGGAGCTGATTCAAGGGCATGTGGAGGCCGAGATCTGGCCCCTCGAGATCGGCGTCGCCGCGCAGTGGTAG
- a CDS encoding arylsulfatase encodes MISRRTLLTAPAYIRAFSTSKPHLLLLMSDQHRADWMGCDGNSAVSTPNLDALAREGVRFRHAFSSTPTCTPARAGLLTGMSPWRHGMLGYGKVAEKYPVEAPRILREAGYHTTGIGKMHWSPQRNLHGFHQTLLDESGRVESPDFKSDYRAWFASEAPNLNPDATGIGWNDNTAKPYVLPERLHPTTWTADCAVRFLESYQQAQPFFLKVSFARPHSPYDPPQRFWDRYTEARLPEAVAGQWAAGNKPRNSNRDDIWHGDVGQALTRRARVGYSGSVSFMDEQLGRVTEALRKRGWLDETLIVYLSDHGDMTGDHYLWRKSYAYQASARIPMIVRGPGAAKGAVNDVPVEIRDVLPTLLTAAGASVPAACDGQSLLQAKRPWIDMEHDVCYDKSNHWTALTDGQWKYIYHAFDGREQLFDLVNDPHELRESTDAEALRLWRSRMTTHLEPRGERWVRGGKLMPRPASMLYSPNYPATTSSAASAEK; translated from the coding sequence ATGATTTCGCGCCGGACACTGCTCACCGCGCCTGCCTACATTCGCGCGTTTTCCACGTCGAAGCCCCACCTGCTGCTACTCATGAGCGATCAGCACCGGGCCGATTGGATGGGCTGCGACGGCAACAGCGCGGTGAGCACGCCCAACCTCGACGCACTGGCTCGCGAGGGCGTTCGGTTCCGCCATGCCTTCTCGTCGACGCCCACGTGTACACCGGCACGCGCCGGACTGTTGACGGGCATGTCGCCGTGGCGGCACGGCATGTTGGGCTACGGCAAGGTGGCGGAGAAGTATCCGGTGGAAGCGCCCCGGATTCTGCGCGAAGCCGGGTATCACACAACGGGCATCGGCAAGATGCACTGGTCGCCCCAGCGCAACCTGCATGGCTTCCATCAGACGCTGTTGGATGAGAGCGGCCGCGTGGAGTCGCCGGACTTCAAGAGCGACTACCGCGCCTGGTTCGCCTCCGAGGCACCGAATCTCAACCCCGACGCTACCGGCATCGGCTGGAACGACAACACGGCCAAGCCGTATGTGCTACCAGAGCGTCTGCATCCCACCACCTGGACCGCCGACTGCGCCGTACGCTTTCTGGAATCGTATCAGCAGGCGCAGCCCTTCTTCCTGAAAGTGAGCTTTGCACGCCCTCACAGCCCCTACGACCCGCCGCAGCGCTTCTGGGACCGCTACACCGAGGCCCGCCTGCCCGAGGCCGTGGCGGGCCAGTGGGCGGCCGGGAACAAGCCACGAAACTCCAATCGTGATGACATCTGGCACGGCGACGTCGGCCAGGCACTGACGCGACGCGCCCGTGTCGGCTACTCGGGCTCGGTCTCCTTCATGGACGAGCAGTTGGGCCGCGTGACCGAAGCCTTGAGGAAGCGCGGCTGGCTCGACGAGACGCTCATCGTCTACCTGAGCGACCACGGCGACATGACCGGCGACCACTACCTGTGGCGCAAGTCCTACGCCTATCAGGCCTCGGCGCGAATCCCGATGATCGTGCGCGGACCAGGTGCCGCAAAGGGAGCGGTCAACGACGTGCCCGTGGAGATCCGCGACGTGCTGCCGACGCTGCTGACGGCCGCCGGCGCATCGGTGCCCGCGGCGTGCGACGGCCAAAGCCTGTTGCAGGCCAAACGGCCGTGGATCGATATGGAACACGACGTCTGCTACGACAAGTCGAACCACTGGACCGCGCTGACCGACGGGCAGTGGAAGTACATCTACCACGCGTTCGACGGCCGCGAGCAGCTGTTCGATCTGGTGAACGATCCACACGAATTGCGGGAATCCACCGATGCCGAAGCGTTGCGCCTATGGCGCAGCCGCATGACAACGCATCTGGAGCCACGCGGCGAACGCTGGGTGCGGGGCGGGAAGCTCATGCCCCGCCCGGCCAGCATGCTGTATTCGCCGAACTACCCCGCAACGACTTCTTCAGCCGCGTCGGCCGAGAAGTAG